A window of Pyrobaculum aerophilum str. IM2 contains these coding sequences:
- a CDS encoding manganese catalase family protein, producing the protein MYLRIDRLQIELPAPKEPDPNAAAAVQELLGGRFGEMNTLMTYTYQSFNFRLHKNPALKPFRDLVANIATEELGHIELVSAVVNALYVGATKPGPPESAPLKPLKDARNTYHATMTGLTAFPFDSHGAPWKGEYIFVSGNLVLDFLYNFFLEVGARLVKIRVYEMTDNPVAREMIGYLLVRGGVHALAYGKALEALTGVEVWRMLPIPNIPNSKFPEAAKYEKMGIHRTLYRFSPSDYKDIEKIWRGTHPEDGQPLQVYDGPPPGGEYFELPEVPEEFAPGLSADDFRRIAKRLGIEL; encoded by the coding sequence ATGTACCTAAGAATCGACAGGCTCCAAATAGAATTGCCTGCGCCGAAAGAGCCGGATCCAAACGCCGCGGCTGCTGTGCAGGAGCTTCTCGGCGGCAGATTTGGGGAAATGAATACTTTAATGACATATACATATCAATCCTTCAACTTTAGACTGCACAAAAACCCTGCGTTAAAACCCTTCCGCGACTTGGTCGCAAATATCGCCACGGAGGAGCTGGGCCACATAGAGCTGGTTTCGGCTGTGGTAAATGCGCTATATGTGGGAGCCACAAAGCCCGGCCCGCCCGAGAGCGCGCCGCTAAAGCCGCTGAAAGACGCGAGAAATACCTACCACGCGACAATGACGGGGCTAACGGCTTTTCCATTCGACTCCCACGGCGCGCCGTGGAAAGGCGAATACATTTTCGTGAGCGGGAACTTAGTCCTAGACTTCTTATATAACTTCTTCCTAGAGGTAGGCGCCAGGCTTGTCAAAATTAGGGTTTATGAAATGACCGACAACCCGGTGGCAAGAGAGATGATAGGCTATTTATTAGTAAGAGGCGGAGTACACGCCCTGGCCTATGGAAAAGCGCTTGAGGCATTAACTGGGGTTGAGGTGTGGAGAATGCTCCCAATTCCAAACATACCAAATAGTAAATTCCCCGAGGCTGCAAAATATGAGAAAATGGGCATTCACAGGACATTGTACCGCTTCAGCCCCTCAGATTATAAAGATATTGAGAAGATCTGGCGCGGGACTCATCCAGAGGATGGACAACCTTTGCAAGTATACGACGGCCCGCCGCCGGGCGGCGAATATTTTGAACTCCCCGAGGTGCCTGAGGAGTTCGCCCCAGGCCTATCAGCTGACGACTTTAGAAGAATAGCAAAGCGACTTGGTATAGAACTATAA
- a CDS encoding PhnE/PtxC family ABC transporter permease yields the protein MVIPLLAALVIISAFLLGFHQVNWSRAMSNLITWISEGGFNTDVVAEGLYALLDTMYISAFATAAGTLIAFPLAALSTPSIAPAPIASVMRMFTSLIRTVPSLLYAVIGVIMVGPGPVAGALALTIYTTGYLAKLFYETFENVDKEFLDVMRTFTHSLPLLAHLVYLKLRKQFITNIMFIFEYNLRTAAVIGFVGAGGIGYYISQYISLLRYDAVFTLVLLTFLFVGVIDIISYIFRKKVLKG from the coding sequence ATGGTAATACCACTACTGGCCGCTCTTGTGATTATTTCTGCGTTTTTATTAGGCTTCCACCAAGTGAATTGGAGCAGGGCTATGTCTAATCTTATTACGTGGATTTCTGAAGGCGGTTTTAACACAGACGTTGTCGCTGAGGGTTTATACGCATTGTTAGACACAATGTATATCTCGGCCTTTGCCACCGCCGCCGGCACTTTAATAGCCTTCCCCCTAGCCGCCTTATCAACGCCATCTATAGCGCCTGCGCCCATAGCGTCAGTGATGAGAATGTTCACGTCGCTTATTAGAACTGTGCCATCTCTTTTATACGCTGTTATAGGCGTAATAATGGTAGGACCCGGGCCTGTGGCCGGTGCGCTAGCCTTAACGATATATACCACAGGCTACTTAGCGAAATTATTTTACGAGACTTTTGAAAATGTAGATAAAGAATTTTTAGACGTCATGAGGACTTTTACTCACAGCCTTCCGCTATTGGCCCATTTAGTCTATCTCAAGTTACGAAAACAGTTTATAACAAATATAATGTTTATATTTGAATATAATTTAAGGACAGCGGCAGTAATCGGATTCGTCGGCGCAGGAGGCATTGGCTATTACATTTCCCAATACATTAGCCTATTGCGATACGATGCTGTTTTTACCCTAGTTTTATTAACATTTCTATTTGTTGGAGTAATAGATATAATTAGTTATATTTTTAGAAAAAAAGTTTTAAAAGGTTAA
- a CDS encoding ATP-binding cassette domain-containing protein has translation MLRYINVSYAVNGKTILRDVTLEINRGEAVALLGKSGAGKTTLLKIGAGILKPTSGIIERHVSRIGYIPQSIGLIEGATVLENVLIASGNPLGIFTGRWPRHLIEKAVQVLRQVGLGDRLREPVANLSGGEKQRVAVARALIYGAEIILADEPVSNLDLQTAEDVLKLLIAFKENGAVLAVLHDVDLAIKYFDKGYRLEGGKAYRIW, from the coding sequence GTGCTCCGCTACATAAATGTGTCGTATGCCGTAAATGGGAAGACAATTCTTAGAGATGTTACTCTTGAAATAAACAGAGGAGAGGCAGTAGCACTTTTAGGCAAAAGCGGGGCGGGCAAGACGACGCTTTTAAAAATTGGCGCCGGAATCTTAAAGCCAACCTCTGGCATAATTGAAAGACATGTTTCACGTATTGGCTACATCCCCCAGAGCATTGGCCTAATTGAGGGGGCTACCGTTTTAGAAAACGTGTTAATAGCCAGCGGGAATCCATTGGGCATATTCACCGGGCGCTGGCCGCGACATTTAATAGAAAAGGCAGTGCAGGTTTTGCGCCAAGTTGGCCTGGGGGACAGGTTAAGAGAGCCCGTGGCCAATCTCAGCGGCGGGGAGAAGCAGAGAGTCGCCGTCGCCCGGGCGCTCATATACGGCGCCGAAATAATTCTAGCGGATGAGCCTGTCTCAAACCTCGATTTACAAACAGCCGAGGACGTACTAAAGTTACTAATAGCGTTTAAGGAAAATGGCGCTGTACTCGCCGTATTGCACGACGTCGATTTAGCGATAAAATATTTCGACAAGGGCTACCGCCTAGAGGGGGGGAAGGCCTATAGAATATGGTAA
- a CDS encoding phosphate/phosphite/phosphonate ABC transporter substrate-binding protein: MAIGKKALIIAGVLAVVIVAAVLALQNYPAQTPQSGAAQGKFRIVVNPGVAEKVSIKEAQELEKYLEDLMGMDVELSYPASSAALIEALRFGHADAALGPGALVGALAVSLANAELVAVEYREVIIDGKRETAPYYYSYFIVLKESPYVYIDELRGKRVCFPSETSVSGFIMPLKALADRGYITPGEVERPRDLALQFFGDVVFGGGYAQCWAALKEGKVDVTVMAGDVAASLYWEAMNNSRVLKWKDGGYAIAGPNPSHVVLVRGDLPEDVKTKFVNAIFALNNKPELMRNYVSAIFVRFERRDVNEHLKPLIDALDYLKIKEFYLR, translated from the coding sequence ATGGCAATCGGAAAAAAGGCGTTAATAATAGCAGGAGTATTAGCCGTTGTCATAGTGGCGGCGGTATTGGCGTTACAGAATTACCCCGCGCAGACGCCGCAATCCGGCGCCGCGCAGGGGAAGTTCCGTATTGTCGTTAACCCGGGGGTAGCTGAGAAAGTTAGCATCAAGGAGGCCCAGGAGCTGGAAAAGTATTTAGAGGATTTGATGGGGATGGACGTGGAGCTGTCATATCCAGCTTCTTCAGCGGCTCTCATTGAGGCTTTGAGGTTTGGGCACGCAGACGCGGCCCTTGGGCCAGGCGCCTTAGTTGGAGCGCTGGCGGTCAGCTTAGCTAACGCAGAGCTCGTCGCTGTGGAGTACAGAGAGGTTATTATTGACGGAAAGAGGGAGACGGCTCCTTATTACTACAGTTATTTTATTGTGTTAAAAGAATCCCCCTATGTCTATATAGACGAGCTTAGAGGAAAGAGAGTTTGTTTTCCGTCTGAGACCTCAGTGTCGGGCTTTATAATGCCTCTAAAGGCCTTGGCGGATAGGGGCTATATAACGCCGGGGGAGGTTGAACGCCCGAGAGACTTGGCGTTGCAATTCTTCGGCGACGTGGTATTTGGCGGGGGCTATGCCCAGTGCTGGGCCGCTTTAAAGGAGGGCAAGGTAGACGTAACTGTCATGGCGGGCGACGTGGCCGCCAGTTTATACTGGGAGGCTATGAATAACAGCAGAGTTTTGAAATGGAAAGACGGGGGATATGCAATTGCCGGCCCCAACCCCAGCCATGTGGTATTAGTCAGAGGGGATCTGCCAGAGGATGTCAAAACTAAATTTGTAAATGCCATATTCGCCTTGAATAATAAGCCGGAGTTAATGAGGAATTACGTCTCTGCAATATTTGTAAGATTTGAGCGAAGAGATGTAAATGAACACCTAAAACCGTTAATTGACGCACTGGACTATTTAAAAATTAAAGAGTTCTATCTAAGGTAA
- a CDS encoding ferritin-like domain-containing protein — MAEFIEPVDKQKIINMLLSAYADEWIAAYYYTLTAYAIKGPLSEEVAEHFLEEAKEELEKHARLIADRLQDFDIDPPRDFTKLWEISGCKYPPIPNDPYDIDGWIAAAVKAEECAIRAYKELYQYTHGRDPVTEELAEEILRDEVKHRTDLINLLTKEGAKRL, encoded by the coding sequence ATGGCCGAATTCATAGAACCTGTCGATAAACAAAAGATTATAAATATGTTACTATCGGCATATGCAGACGAGTGGATTGCCGCCTACTATTATACTCTAACCGCCTATGCCATTAAAGGCCCTCTATCGGAAGAGGTCGCGGAGCATTTCCTAGAGGAGGCTAAGGAGGAGCTGGAAAAACACGCGAGGCTTATTGCAGATAGACTACAAGACTTCGACATAGATCCCCCCAGAGACTTTACAAAACTGTGGGAGATCTCAGGCTGTAAATATCCGCCTATTCCCAACGATCCCTACGACATAGATGGGTGGATAGCCGCGGCAGTGAAGGCGGAGGAATGTGCCATAAGAGCCTATAAGGAGCTATATCAATACACTCACGGCAGAGATCCTGTAACAGAGGAGTTGGCAGAGGAGATCTTGAGAGATGAGGTTAAACACCGCACAGACTTGATAAATCTCCTTACAAAAGAGGGGGCGAAGAGGCTGTAA
- a CDS encoding NifB/NifX family molybdenum-iron cluster-binding protein, whose amino-acid sequence MKIAIACDLEGNVFPGHFAHAPKYRIYQYENGQLRLLEERENPLGSLPDYDEHHGHEITRLNADFQGEEMPPAHGLPKYSWLRSKVLPDVDVIIAGGACQTSYRYFTSQGVKMLFTEPVEVSALEEYIASDPVSFEEALRQAE is encoded by the coding sequence ATGAAAATTGCAATAGCGTGCGACTTGGAGGGAAACGTCTTTCCGGGGCACTTCGCCCACGCTCCCAAGTATAGAATATATCAGTACGAAAATGGACAATTAAGGCTTTTGGAGGAGAGGGAAAACCCCCTTGGCTCTCTGCCTGACTACGACGAACATCACGGCCATGAGATAACAAGGCTTAACGCGGACTTCCAGGGGGAGGAGATGCCCCCAGCCCACGGCCTGCCTAAATACTCCTGGCTGAGGAGCAAGGTGTTGCCCGACGTGGACGTAATTATTGCAGGTGGGGCGTGTCAAACAAGTTATAGGTACTTCACCAGCCAGGGAGTGAAGATGTTGTTCACAGAGCCTGTGGAGGTGTCCGCCTTGGAAGAGTACATTGCCAGTGATCCGGTATCGTTTGAAGAAGCTCTTAGACAAGCGGAGTAA
- the dpdh gene encoding D-proline dehydrogenase: MYVVVGGGVVGLFTAYYLSREGADVVLIEAESLAHSSRAAAGVLEFTKFELNRINVRGYASRYLKMIINGKAAIRRIDPLWLLTYLKVYGRDPDPSVWTFMSEMAQFSKREYFRLAEESNDFELREEPVFEVVEDVEKEVEALKKDPLRPRFEVGELDGRQVIVYLDAVIVSTDLLAERLSRELKNVRILKGRVAHYGDGYVVLEDGSKIEAEGVVFSSGWWCRKLGIPVAPLKGYGVRATTSKRPSRAIADFVRGVFVVPFTKWVKITGRFDVDPYGDLKYLPPVLEAARHWAGDINAFDIAVGFRPCTPDGLPVLEKRGGVVIATGTCRLGWTYGPAMGKIAAELALGKRGDSPLSARRFAAR, encoded by the coding sequence ATGTATGTTGTAGTTGGCGGTGGGGTTGTCGGGCTTTTCACCGCCTATTATTTAAGCAGAGAGGGAGCAGATGTTGTTCTCATAGAGGCCGAGTCTTTAGCCCACTCCTCAAGGGCTGCGGCCGGGGTTTTGGAGTTTACAAAATTCGAGCTTAATAGGATAAACGTGAGGGGCTACGCCTCTAGATATCTAAAAATGATAATAAACGGCAAGGCCGCAATACGCCGTATTGACCCGCTGTGGTTGTTGACATATCTAAAAGTATATGGCAGAGATCCTGACCCCAGCGTCTGGACTTTTATGAGCGAAATGGCCCAGTTCTCAAAGAGGGAGTATTTCAGACTGGCGGAGGAGTCTAACGATTTTGAGCTCCGGGAGGAGCCCGTGTTTGAAGTGGTGGAGGATGTAGAAAAAGAGGTGGAGGCGCTTAAGAAAGACCCCCTCAGGCCTAGGTTTGAAGTGGGGGAGTTAGACGGCCGTCAAGTCATTGTTTACCTCGACGCGGTCATTGTCTCCACAGACCTCCTCGCAGAACGGCTGTCTAGGGAGTTGAAAAACGTGAGAATATTAAAGGGCCGCGTTGCGCATTACGGCGACGGCTACGTAGTGCTTGAAGACGGCAGTAAAATCGAGGCCGAGGGGGTTGTCTTTTCAAGCGGCTGGTGGTGTAGAAAGCTGGGGATTCCGGTGGCCCCGCTGAAGGGATACGGCGTGAGGGCCACGACTTCTAAAAGGCCGAGTAGAGCCATTGCGGATTTCGTAAGGGGGGTTTTCGTAGTGCCGTTTACTAAATGGGTGAAAATAACGGGCAGATTCGACGTGGATCCCTACGGCGATTTGAAATACCTCCCGCCGGTGTTGGAGGCAGCGAGGCATTGGGCTGGGGACATCAACGCCTTTGACATAGCCGTCGGCTTTAGGCCCTGCACTCCCGACGGCCTCCCGGTTTTAGAAAAACGCGGCGGTGTCGTGATAGCAACGGGGACCTGCCGGCTAGGCTGGACCTACGGCCCTGCCATGGGGAAAATCGCGGCTGAGCTGGCCTTGGGGAAGCGTGGAGACTCTCCGCTATCTGCGCGACGTTTCGCCGCTAGATAG
- a CDS encoding ribonuclease P protein subunit has protein sequence MSSGGLVGRRVRLVLARCDQTTDLIVIEGVVVHETKDKFLIEADGSTRVVEKGWVVEIRPI, from the coding sequence ATGAGCTCCGGTGGACTAGTCGGGCGCCGGGTTAGGCTTGTCCTCGCCCGTTGCGACCAGACCACAGATCTAATAGTAATAGAGGGGGTGGTAGTCCACGAGACAAAAGACAAGTTTTTAATAGAAGCCGACGGGTCCACTCGGGTCGTGGAAAAGGGCTGGGTTGTAGAGATAAGGCCTATCTAG
- a CDS encoding ATP-binding protein produces the protein MEKVVIYRENCIACGACIAYCPYGALIPDEEGKPILLWDRCNDDFACVFVCPVAAIRRASQAERLPLVPWYKLSREDANAELRKWLRSLRRGLMASLQ, from the coding sequence GTGGAGAAAGTCGTGATCTATAGGGAGAATTGTATTGCCTGCGGCGCCTGTATAGCCTATTGCCCCTACGGCGCCTTGATTCCCGACGAGGAGGGAAAGCCAATTCTCCTCTGGGACAGGTGTAACGACGATTTTGCCTGCGTTTTCGTGTGCCCAGTGGCGGCTATAAGGAGAGCCTCGCAAGCCGAGAGGCTCCCCCTAGTGCCGTGGTATAAGCTCTCCAGAGAAGATGCCAACGCCGAGTTGAGGAAGTGGTTGAGAAGCTTAAGGAGGGGATTGATGGCGTCGTTGCAATGA
- a CDS encoding sulfurtransferase TusA family protein: protein MIKTIKISGAHCLGPVELKKAIADVPIGGFLEVITNDPCAKEDIPTWCRFTKNELVEFNELEGGWMRFLIKRTR from the coding sequence GTGATTAAAACCATTAAAATAAGCGGGGCCCACTGTCTAGGGCCGGTGGAGTTAAAAAAGGCAATTGCCGACGTGCCAATAGGGGGTTTTCTAGAGGTTATAACTAACGACCCCTGTGCGAAAGAAGACATACCAACGTGGTGTAGGTTTACAAAAAACGAGCTGGTTGAGTTCAACGAGCTTGAGGGGGGATGGATGAGGTTTTTAATAAAGAGGACGAGGTAA
- a CDS encoding DsrE/DsrF/DrsH-like family protein, with product MTIFVSRVCSEKVEKKNKLAIIAWSGTVDKLYPVAILSSAAAAGGWEVEVFFTFWGLNAIRKEMLNAPPKISADFAEYGPAVAQAIKQMNFPAWHELLRQAKAMGNVRVYACSTTMEMFGIKDKSALADFVDDVVGAATFLERAKDAAVTLFI from the coding sequence ATGACAATATTCGTAAGTAGAGTATGTTCTGAAAAAGTGGAAAAGAAAAATAAATTAGCAATAATTGCGTGGTCCGGCACTGTAGATAAACTATACCCCGTGGCTATACTGTCCAGCGCCGCGGCCGCCGGGGGCTGGGAGGTGGAAGTCTTCTTCACCTTCTGGGGTCTAAACGCCATTAGGAAAGAGATGTTAAACGCTCCGCCGAAAATCTCCGCGGACTTTGCTGAATATGGGCCGGCGGTGGCGCAGGCAATCAAACAGATGAACTTCCCCGCTTGGCATGAATTACTCAGGCAGGCAAAGGCGATGGGCAATGTCAGGGTTTACGCCTGCTCCACTACAATGGAGATGTTCGGCATAAAAGACAAATCAGCCCTGGCGGATTTCGTTGACGACGTAGTCGGCGCCGCCACGTTTTTAGAAAGGGCGAAAGACGCGGCAGTTACTCTGTTTATATAG
- a CDS encoding 4a-hydroxytetrahydrobiopterin dehydratase — protein sequence MRREEYIVYRIKFKNYLDAVKFLGDLAQIAERLGHHPDVELKYVNLVLKLTTHDAGNRVTDRDLALAREIDRLVESYRDRISAVE from the coding sequence ATGAGGAGGGAGGAGTACATCGTCTACAGGATTAAGTTCAAGAACTACCTCGACGCTGTGAAGTTTTTAGGAGACTTGGCCCAAATCGCCGAGAGGCTGGGCCACCACCCAGATGTGGAGTTGAAATACGTAAACCTAGTTCTCAAGCTCACTACTCACGACGCCGGGAATAGAGTTACCGATAGGGATTTGGCCCTGGCCAGGGAAATAGACAGACTTGTAGAGAGCTATAGGGATAGGATATCGGCAGTTGAGTAA
- a CDS encoding cation diffusion facilitator family transporter: protein MEARLIAAAALAWGATAVSALGYVFSNSVVVLGDFLHGVADALGITLAVLAAWLVARDPGGVFTYGYHRAESLAIFTNAVMILFGSIYVAYEAALRFFKGVEIDPLWMLYSSSAALILSVVSAVLLKGRSEANLKAAYLHALADSLTSIIALASAVSIILAGIPLIDAVLGLGISAYLFSRALPLFESSLLSLLDASPINPEALKKEIGLHVHDMHIWSPCPDFKIATLHIVVPENYTLTELEEIRKRVEHTLRSRGINHVTIQFESGHCSNSHRH, encoded by the coding sequence ATGGAGGCCAGGCTCATTGCCGCTGCGGCGCTGGCGTGGGGAGCGACGGCCGTAAGCGCGTTGGGATACGTCTTTTCCAACAGCGTGGTGGTTTTAGGCGATTTTCTACACGGCGTTGCCGACGCTTTGGGCATCACCTTAGCCGTTCTAGCCGCATGGCTTGTCGCAAGAGATCCCGGCGGGGTGTTTACCTACGGGTATCACAGAGCGGAATCTCTGGCCATATTTACAAACGCAGTGATGATACTCTTCGGCTCTATCTACGTCGCTTATGAAGCCGCGCTGAGGTTTTTTAAAGGAGTTGAGATCGACCCACTATGGATGTTGTACTCCTCCTCTGCGGCTTTAATCCTCAGCGTCGTGTCTGCGGTGTTGTTGAAAGGGAGGAGTGAGGCGAATTTAAAAGCGGCTTATTTACACGCCTTAGCCGATTCTTTAACGTCAATTATAGCGCTTGCCTCCGCCGTCTCTATAATATTGGCGGGGATCCCCCTAATTGACGCCGTCTTAGGCCTGGGAATTTCGGCTTATTTATTCTCCAGAGCGCTTCCCCTGTTTGAAAGCTCTCTATTATCGCTACTGGACGCATCGCCTATAAACCCAGAGGCGTTGAAAAAAGAGATTGGGCTACACGTACACGATATGCACATCTGGTCCCCGTGTCCCGATTTCAAAATAGCCACTCTACACATTGTAGTGCCCGAAAACTACACGTTAACAGAACTGGAGGAGATAAGGAAGAGGGTGGAGCACACGCTGAGGAGCAGAGGTATAAACCACGTGACTATACAGTTCGAAAGCGGGCATTGTTCAAACAGCCACAGACACTAA
- a CDS encoding PaREP1 family protein, translated as MEILERPLPKPCTEDYVSARLLESLVEAGLALKFLEDGLVRNAAGKAFQAWRAFLAALLRLELDRLKAVVKTEEERRWLESTAVPRVPTGRMTSLSQMLEEVGHGGISFGTDKALKLHDYQYHGPDPDMALSKYRNREEAARDVVLLLKELARRVEALKQRVKWSDDLERALSALRAEIGA; from the coding sequence ATGGAGATTTTAGAAAGGCCTCTTCCCAAGCCGTGTACTGAGGATTATGTCTCTGCGCGTTTGTTAGAGTCTCTCGTGGAGGCTGGCTTGGCCTTGAAATTCCTCGAAGATGGTTTAGTTAGAAACGCCGCTGGGAAGGCTTTTCAAGCATGGCGGGCGTTTTTGGCGGCTCTTCTCAGGCTTGAGCTTGATAGGCTTAAGGCCGTTGTAAAGACGGAGGAGGAAAGGCGCTGGCTTGAGTCCACTGCAGTGCCGAGAGTGCCCACTGGGAGAATGACTTCCCTATCGCAAATGCTAGAGGAGGTGGGACATGGGGGCATTTCTTTCGGCACTGACAAGGCGCTTAAATTACACGATTATCAATACCACGGCCCAGATCCGGACATGGCGTTGAGCAAATACCGCAACAGAGAGGAGGCGGCTAGAGACGTCGTGTTGCTTCTGAAAGAACTGGCTAGGCGCGTCGAGGCATTGAAACAGAGGGTTAAGTGGAGCGACGACTTGGAGAGGGCTCTTAGCGCTTTGAGGGCTGAAATAGGCGCGTAA
- a CDS encoding thioredoxin domain-containing protein: MDARERCLSSSSSPFVLEGLKSRVKWWGWCKEAFEAAEREDKPVLVDVGAVWCHWCHVMDERTYNDEEVAEFINKHFIPVKVDRDERPDVDRRLQEAAQLISGQSGWPLTVFMTPKGQVIWAATYLPPRREMGLPGMLEVLEAVLRAYREKRGEVEKFHEDLARELKKWHSPSPGEPRREGQAEVLAALAASFDEEYGGFGGAPKFPPITQLELLMMRHFYDGVGIYGKMAERTLDAMALGGVYDQLLGGFFRYSTDRSWLIPHYEKLLIDNAELLAVYTKAYRQFGKALYKRTAEGIVKWLDEFMRAPEGGYYASQDADVDGEEGGYYRWSLEELKELLGELYPVASKHFGLEEYPWPEGKATLRVARPLEGPEAERIYQILIEARRKRKPPFTDTTVYVGWSCAMAYAELLASRLASVGNKYHAVRTLERFGVELGQRGRLPRGFRGGGPVGIAALEDYAYCILAWIEGYSHTAKLEFLKVAESAGEILLAKFLEEGGFKDVETVDEIIPTPNYPALDTPNFSGNAVAAIALATLSEVTGDAKYKEAAYRAVSALYGKMERVGPAASGLWIALDLLTLGVPRTVIVGESPELITAALRAYRPWHVVVPITGNWPYKDPAVRAMLNGPKPAAYICAGGACSLPVREPERLEKTIEEFMKTKYALPL; encoded by the coding sequence ATGGACGCCAGAGAGAGATGCCTATCCTCGTCATCCTCCCCCTTCGTGCTGGAGGGGCTTAAGAGCAGAGTGAAGTGGTGGGGCTGGTGCAAAGAGGCCTTTGAGGCCGCTGAGAGGGAGGACAAGCCGGTGTTGGTGGACGTCGGCGCCGTATGGTGCCACTGGTGCCACGTAATGGACGAGAGGACTTACAACGACGAGGAAGTGGCCGAGTTCATTAATAAACACTTCATCCCCGTGAAGGTCGACCGCGACGAGAGGCCCGACGTTGATAGGCGTCTGCAAGAGGCCGCCCAGCTGATATCGGGGCAGTCCGGCTGGCCTCTTACCGTCTTCATGACGCCTAAGGGGCAGGTGATATGGGCCGCCACATACCTCCCCCCGCGTAGAGAAATGGGCCTCCCCGGCATGTTGGAAGTCCTCGAGGCGGTATTGCGGGCATATAGAGAGAAGAGAGGGGAGGTGGAGAAGTTCCACGAGGATTTGGCCAGAGAGCTCAAGAAGTGGCACTCGCCGTCGCCCGGGGAGCCCAGGAGGGAGGGGCAGGCGGAGGTCCTGGCCGCCTTGGCGGCGTCTTTCGACGAGGAGTACGGCGGTTTTGGAGGCGCGCCGAAGTTCCCGCCTATTACCCAGCTGGAGTTGTTAATGATGAGGCATTTTTACGACGGGGTTGGGATTTACGGCAAAATGGCGGAGAGGACTCTCGATGCCATGGCCCTAGGCGGCGTCTACGACCAGCTACTCGGCGGCTTTTTCAGATACTCCACTGACAGGTCGTGGCTTATCCCGCACTACGAGAAGTTGTTGATAGACAACGCCGAGTTGCTCGCCGTGTATACAAAGGCGTATAGGCAGTTCGGCAAGGCGCTCTACAAGAGGACTGCCGAGGGCATCGTGAAGTGGCTTGACGAGTTTATGAGAGCCCCTGAGGGGGGCTATTACGCCAGTCAAGACGCCGACGTGGATGGGGAGGAGGGGGGCTACTACCGCTGGTCGTTAGAAGAGTTGAAGGAGCTCCTCGGAGAGCTGTATCCAGTTGCCTCTAAACACTTCGGGCTCGAGGAATACCCCTGGCCAGAGGGGAAGGCCACGTTAAGAGTGGCTAGGCCTTTGGAAGGCCCCGAGGCGGAGAGAATTTATCAAATCCTTATAGAAGCCAGGAGGAAGAGGAAGCCGCCGTTTACCGACACAACTGTATATGTGGGGTGGAGCTGTGCCATGGCCTACGCCGAATTGCTGGCCAGCAGACTCGCCTCAGTGGGCAACAAGTATCACGCGGTGAGAACCCTTGAGCGGTTCGGTGTCGAGCTGGGGCAACGCGGGAGGTTGCCGAGGGGGTTCAGAGGCGGCGGGCCGGTGGGAATCGCGGCGCTGGAGGACTACGCCTACTGCATTCTGGCGTGGATAGAGGGGTATTCTCACACGGCGAAGCTGGAGTTCTTAAAGGTAGCTGAATCGGCGGGCGAGATCTTGCTCGCTAAATTCCTAGAGGAGGGCGGGTTTAAAGACGTGGAGACAGTGGACGAGATAATCCCAACGCCAAACTACCCCGCACTCGACACGCCTAATTTCTCTGGCAACGCCGTTGCCGCAATTGCCCTCGCAACGCTGTCAGAAGTGACGGGCGACGCTAAGTACAAGGAGGCAGCCTATAGGGCCGTGTCGGCGCTGTATGGGAAAATGGAAAGGGTGGGCCCGGCCGCCTCCGGCCTCTGGATAGCTCTGGACCTCTTGACGCTGGGCGTGCCGCGCACGGTAATTGTCGGCGAATCGCCGGAGTTAATAACAGCGGCGTTAAGGGCGTATAGGCCCTGGCACGTGGTAGTGCCAATCACAGGGAACTGGCCCTACAAGGACCCCGCCGTTAGGGCCATGCTCAACGGCCCCAAGCCAGCGGCGTATATATGCGCAGGCGGGGCGTGTAGCCTCCCAGTCAGAGAGCCGGAAAGGTTGGAGAAAACAATTGAGGAGTTTATGAAGACGAAATACGCCCTCCCGCTGTAA